In Triticum urartu cultivar G1812 chromosome 6, Tu2.1, whole genome shotgun sequence, the following proteins share a genomic window:
- the LOC125514553 gene encoding nicastrin, translated as MAAGSAAPLLAAVACTVLVLLAPAVSGDAATLESVPDLVKAMYVNIESFPCVRLLNLSGEIGCSNPGHGLVIAPIVRFKNSDDQLAQPSAVLLPLDQMPAFFLRVSNEPELYHKVAGVLVESNGDKLLELSPDRKFPQEDFAPYSNVSHDWNPAGSGIMWNRYDFPVFLLSEESTQTLRKIADKNEKSNNLYQANVAEFDLVMQTTKAETNGSESCLKEQSCLPLGGQSVWASLPPMSNASAEHQKPIIMVVASQDSASFFRDRSLGAASPISGLIALLTAVDALSHLHDLGKLKKQLVFAAFDGEAWGYLGSRKFLQELDEGDDSVNGINSSMIEQVLEIGSVGKGIRHGDTLFYAHASRNSSISKKILDGLQSGSDSLGSDNVKVKPAASSNPGVPPSSLMSFMRKNTSTSGVVLEDFDSQFSNRFYHSHLDSPANINSSSIAAAAALVARSLYILATGDMTVDLMTLNTIKVNVTLVEELIGCLLTCDPGLSCGIAKSFISPSNACPSHYVGVFQDSPSSTQSPIYADDTSRFIWNFLADRTSTLAVNASSCTGKCNNESEVCVGGEVEGGGLCVVSTTRYVPAYSTRLKFEDNAWHILPANSSDPMGAVDPVWTESYWNTIGLRVYAVQSTTSDRLILLAGLAVTAASYLGVIVGRAYISKITKRD; from the exons GAGATGCAGCTACGCTGGAATCTGTTCCAGATCTTGTGAAGGCAATGTATGTAAACATTGAAAGCTTCCCTTGTGTCAGGCTGCTGAATCTTTCTGGTGAAATCGGCTGCTCTA ATCCTGGGCACGGCCTGGTTATTGCACCGATTGTAAGATTCAAAAACAGCGATGACCAGTTGGCTCAACCATCTGCAGTTCTTCTTCCCTTGGATCAGATGCCAGCTTTCTTTCTGAG GGTATCCAATGAGCCAGAACTTTACCATAAGGTTGCCGGTGTACTGGTTGAATCAAATGGTGACAAGTTATTAG AGTTGTCACCGGATAGAAAATTTCCACAAGAGGATTTTGCACCATACTCAAATGTCAGCCATGATTGGAATCCTGCT GGGTCAGGTATTATGTGGAACAGATATGATTTTCCCGTGTTTCTACTTTCAGAGGAGAGCACACAGACTCTGCGAAAG ATTGCGGACAAGAATGAGAAGTCTAACAATTTATATCAAGCAAATGTAGCGGAATTTGACCTTGTTATGCAG ACAACTAAAGCTGAAACAAATGGTTCAGAGTCCTGCCTCAAAGAGCAGTCGTGCTTGCCCTTAGGAGGACAGAG TGTATGGGCTTCGTTACCACCAATGAGCAATGCATCAGCAGAGCATCAGAAACCAATAATAATGGTCGTTGCATCCCAGGATTCTGCATCGTTCTTTAGGGACCGCAGTCTGGGTGCTGCTTCTCCCATATCA GGATTGATTGCTTTGCTCACCGCTGTTGATGCTCTTTCTCACCTTCATGATCTAGGCAAACTCAAGAAACAG CTTGTATTTGCTGCTTTTGATGGTGAAGCATGGGGTTATCTTGGTAGCAGAAAATTCTTACAAGAACTGGATGAAGGTGATGATTCTGTGAATGGCATTAACAGCTCAATGATTGAGCAG GTACTGGAGATTGGTTCGGTTGGCAAGGGCATACGCCATGGAGATACATTATTTTATGCACATGCTTCAAGG AATTCATCAATTTCAAAGAAGATTTTAGATGGTCTCCAAAGTGGCAGTGATTCACTTGGCTCTGATAATGTCAAAGTAAAACCAGCAGCTTCATCAAACCCTGGTGTACCACCATCTTCATTGATGTCATTCATGAGAAAG AATACATCAACTTCAGGAGTTGTGTTAGAGGACTTCGATTCCCAGTTTTCCAATAGATTTTATCACAGCCATTTGGACAGCCCTG CAAACATCAATTCCTCATCAATAGCAGCAGCTGCTGCTTTGGTTGCGAGGTCATTGTACATTCTTGCTACTGGTGATATGACCGTCGATCTCATGACACTGAACACTATAAAAGTGAATGTTACACTGGTAGAAGAATTGATTGGATGTCTACTGACCTGTGATCCCGGTCTTTCTTGTGGCATCGCGAAGAGCTTCATTTCTCCAAGCAATGCCTGCCCGAGTCACTATGTTGGTGTTTTCCAGGACTCACCTTCTAGCACGCAGTCTCCTATATATGCAGATGATACCTCCCGGTTCATATGGAACTTCTTGGCAGACAGAACTTCAACTCTGGCAGTCAACGCAAGCTCTTGTACTGGGAAGTGCAACAACGAAAGTGAAGTATGCGTAGGGGGAGAAGTGGAGGGTGGAGGCCTGTGCGTTGTATCGACAACAAG GTACGTTCCTGCCTATTCAACCAGGCTGAAGTTCGAGGACAACGCCTGGCACATTCTACCGGCAAACTCTTCTGACCCCATGGGTGCCGTCGACCCTGTATGGACCGAGAGCTACTGGAACACCATCGGCCTGAGGGTCTACGCGGTGCAGTCCACGACCTCCGACAGGCTCATCCTTCTTGCAGGGCTTGCCGTCACCGCGGCGTCGTACCTCGGGGTGATCGTCGGCAGAGCGTACATCTCGAAGATCACGAAGCGAGACTAA